One stretch of candidate division KSB1 bacterium DNA includes these proteins:
- the sppA gene encoding signal peptide peptidase SppA, producing MSKRTVWLIVVAVVVLGGLSVLGLSLLSLRSAGGEAMGLPSFGAKIAVVELTGTIVDPRPVVRQLKQYRRDGSIKAIVLRIESPGGGVAATQEIYQEVKKTREAGKVIVASMGSVAASGGYYVAVGATRIMANPGTTTGSIGVIAEIPNIRRLLDKLGIGFTVIKSGKFKDTGSPYRELTDAERAYLQQWVDDAFAQFVDAVAEGRKMERAQVRDLADGRVFTGMQAVRSGLVDTLGTLEDALRLAADLAGIKGEPRIVRQERRLRLVDLLFQNARLFIEALERWPRLSYKVAF from the coding sequence ATGTCAAAGCGAACTGTGTGGCTGATCGTCGTAGCGGTGGTAGTGCTGGGCGGGTTGTCGGTGCTGGGTCTTTCGCTGCTCAGCCTGCGCAGCGCTGGCGGCGAGGCCATGGGGCTCCCCTCGTTTGGGGCCAAGATTGCCGTTGTGGAGCTCACCGGCACCATTGTCGACCCCCGGCCGGTGGTGCGCCAGCTCAAGCAGTACCGCCGGGACGGCTCCATCAAAGCCATCGTCCTGCGCATCGAGAGCCCAGGCGGAGGGGTTGCCGCCACGCAGGAAATTTACCAGGAGGTGAAAAAGACCAGGGAGGCGGGCAAGGTCATCGTGGCCTCCATGGGCTCGGTAGCGGCGTCGGGCGGCTACTACGTGGCGGTAGGGGCAACGCGCATCATGGCCAATCCGGGCACCACCACCGGAAGCATTGGCGTGATCGCCGAGATCCCCAACATCCGACGCCTGCTGGACAAGCTGGGCATCGGCTTTACCGTGATCAAGAGTGGCAAGTTCAAGGACACCGGTTCTCCCTACCGCGAGCTCACTGACGCCGAGCGCGCCTACCTGCAACAGTGGGTGGATGATGCGTTCGCCCAGTTCGTGGATGCCGTGGCCGAGGGCCGCAAAATGGAGCGCGCACAGGTGCGGGATCTGGCCGACGGGCGGGTGTTCACCGGCATGCAGGCGGTGCGCAGCGGTCTGGTGGACACCCTGGGCACTCTTGAGGACGCGCTGCGCCTGGCCGCTGACCTGGCGGGCATCAAGGGCGAGCCGCGCATCGTGCGGCAGGAGAGACGCCTTCGTCTGGTTGACCTCCTTTTCCAGAACGCGCGTCTCTTCATCGAAGCCTTGGAGCGCTGGCCACG
- a CDS encoding aminotransferase class I/II-fold pyridoxal phosphate-dependent enzyme, with protein MKPEEMRKLSFATLCVHGSGGVDRLTGAVSIPIYQSSTFAFPSAKAGAEIFAGQREGYIYTRIGNPTVDAFEREMAFLEGGEAACATASGMAATTTAVLTVVRTGENIVASDTLYGGTHQLFRETMKRLGIEVREVEASQLANIEAAMDDKTRVVFIETPSNPTLKLIDIAGAAKIAHRHGALLMVDNTFATPYFQRPLSLGADIVIHSATKYIGGHGDTIGGVIVGPKDFIKRAKGEVLRDLGGCLSPFNAWLFVRGLKTLPVRMERHQFNAMRIAQYLSFHPKVARVWYPGLRIHPQHELARKQMTGFGGMVSFELKGGRAAGEKLMDSVKLMTLAVSLGDCDTLIEHPASMTHSTYKEEDLLACGITPGLVRLSVGIEAVEDLINDLSQALRKIK; from the coding sequence ATGAAGCCCGAGGAGATGCGCAAGCTGAGTTTTGCGACGCTGTGTGTCCATGGGTCAGGAGGCGTGGACCGGCTCACCGGCGCGGTTTCCATCCCCATCTACCAGAGCTCGACCTTTGCCTTCCCCAGCGCTAAGGCGGGGGCTGAGATCTTTGCCGGGCAGCGGGAGGGCTACATCTACACGCGCATCGGCAACCCCACGGTGGATGCCTTCGAGCGGGAGATGGCCTTCTTGGAAGGCGGCGAGGCTGCGTGCGCCACTGCCTCGGGCATGGCTGCGACCACCACGGCGGTGCTCACCGTCGTGCGCACCGGGGAAAACATCGTCGCCTCCGACACGCTGTACGGCGGCACCCACCAGCTCTTTCGCGAGACGATGAAGCGCCTGGGCATCGAGGTGCGCGAGGTGGAGGCGAGCCAGCTGGCCAATATCGAGGCCGCCATGGACGACAAGACACGCGTGGTCTTTATCGAAACGCCCTCTAACCCCACGCTGAAGCTCATCGACATCGCCGGCGCAGCGAAGATTGCCCACCGCCACGGGGCTCTCCTCATGGTGGACAATACCTTTGCCACGCCCTATTTCCAGCGGCCGCTTTCCTTAGGAGCCGATATCGTCATCCACAGCGCCACCAAGTACATCGGGGGACATGGCGACACCATCGGCGGGGTGATTGTCGGGCCGAAGGATTTCATAAAACGAGCCAAGGGCGAAGTGCTGCGCGACCTGGGAGGATGCCTCAGCCCATTCAACGCCTGGCTCTTTGTGCGCGGCCTCAAGACCTTGCCGGTGCGCATGGAGCGCCACCAGTTCAACGCCATGCGGATTGCGCAGTACTTGAGCTTTCATCCCAAGGTAGCTCGCGTTTGGTACCCGGGTCTGCGCATCCATCCCCAACACGAGTTAGCGCGCAAGCAGATGACCGGCTTCGGCGGCATGGTGTCCTTTGAGCTGAAGGGAGGGCGTGCCGCCGGCGAGAAGCTCATGGATTCGGTCAAGCTCATGACCTTGGCGGTCAGCCTTGGTGATTGCGATACCTTGATCGAGCACCCGGCCAGCATGACCCATTCGACCTACAAGGAGGAAGACCTCCTTGCCTGCGGCATTACGCCTGGTCTGGTGCGCCTTTCGGTGGGAATTGAGGCAGTGGAGGACTTGATCAACGACCTGTCCCAGGCGCTGCGGAAGATAAAGTGA
- a CDS encoding 2Fe-2S iron-sulfur cluster-binding protein, which produces MVNFTMNGVPVQFEEGTTLLEAAKFMGFPIPTLCHVEGLSPYGACRLCVVEIGEGPQAKLVTSCTYPVQEGLKVRTASSRVVRARKMIIELLLASCPQSKVIQDLASKFEVRQQRFRQEYEDCILCGLCVRMCAEQMVGKAIGFRGRGERRSIGTPFDIRSEECRLCGGCIYVCPACQLRCTYTEPEKAICGACANLSPPCIEKEQFDDMMCYMDPCVACEIVK; this is translated from the coding sequence ATGGTCAACTTCACTATGAATGGGGTGCCGGTGCAGTTTGAAGAGGGCACCACGCTGCTGGAAGCGGCCAAGTTCATGGGCTTTCCCATCCCCACGCTCTGTCACGTGGAAGGGCTTTCTCCCTATGGCGCCTGTCGGCTGTGTGTGGTGGAGATTGGCGAAGGGCCGCAAGCAAAGTTGGTGACCTCTTGCACCTATCCGGTCCAGGAGGGGCTGAAAGTGCGCACCGCCTCGTCGCGCGTGGTACGTGCGCGCAAGATGATCATCGAGCTCCTGCTGGCCTCATGCCCTCAGTCGAAGGTCATCCAGGACCTTGCCTCCAAGTTCGAAGTGCGCCAGCAGCGCTTCCGGCAGGAGTACGAAGATTGCATCCTCTGTGGCCTGTGTGTGCGCATGTGTGCCGAGCAGATGGTGGGCAAGGCCATTGGCTTCCGGGGCCGCGGCGAGCGCCGGAGCATTGGCACTCCGTTCGATATTCGCTCGGAGGAGTGCCGGCTCTGCGGTGGGTGCATCTACGTGTGCCCCGCGTGTCAGTTGCGCTGCACCTACACCGAGCCGGAGAAGGCCATCTGTGGCGCCTGCGCGAACCTGAGCCCGCCGTGTATCGAAAAGGAGCAGTTCGACGACATGATGTGCTACATGGACCCGTGCGTGGCATGTGAGATTGTCAAGTAG
- a CDS encoding FAD-dependent oxidoreductase yields MGVIGGGNSAVDAARVALRQRDVRSVAIFYRRTREEMPAFAEEVEAALQEGVRLETLVSPVKILTRQGRVTGLRLVRNVLGDIDASGRRRPVPVPGSEYDCELDSVIVAISEGSDVDSVAVASQQRVETTREETVKVDPDTLCTNLPGVFAGGDVVRGASTVVEAIADGKRAAVMIDRYIRGELRQPPEVRLPRVSVPPVQVSEELASARRVETPRASVEWRKRGFAEVEMSLTVEEATREASRCLRCDLEFVQRPEARA; encoded by the coding sequence GTGGGCGTCATCGGCGGCGGCAACTCGGCGGTCGATGCGGCGCGCGTGGCTCTGCGGCAAAGAGATGTCCGCAGCGTCGCCATCTTCTACCGCCGCACCCGGGAAGAGATGCCGGCTTTTGCCGAGGAGGTGGAGGCGGCATTGCAAGAGGGCGTCCGCTTGGAGACGCTGGTCTCGCCGGTGAAGATCCTCACCAGGCAAGGGAGGGTCACCGGGCTGCGCCTGGTGCGCAATGTGCTAGGCGATATTGACGCCTCCGGCAGGCGGCGCCCGGTGCCGGTTCCTGGCTCCGAGTACGACTGCGAACTAGATTCCGTCATTGTGGCCATCAGCGAAGGCTCCGACGTCGACTCGGTGGCCGTGGCGAGCCAGCAGAGAGTCGAAACCACTCGGGAAGAGACGGTCAAGGTCGACCCGGACACCCTGTGCACCAATCTGCCTGGCGTCTTTGCCGGTGGCGACGTGGTCAGGGGAGCGAGCACCGTGGTGGAGGCAATCGCTGATGGCAAGCGGGCCGCGGTGATGATCGACCGCTACATCCGGGGCGAACTCCGCCAGCCGCCTGAGGTGCGGTTGCCGCGCGTCTCCGTGCCGCCAGTGCAGGTGAGCGAGGAGCTTGCCTCGGCACGCCGGGTCGAAACTCCGCGGGCCTCGGTAGAGTGGCGCAAACGAGGGTTTGCGGAGGTGGAGATGTCGCTGACCGTAGAAGAGGCAACGCGCGAGGCGAGCCGCTGCCTGCGCTGCGACCTCGAGTTCGTGCAGCGGCCAGAAGCACGCGCCTGA